In the Deltaproteobacteria bacterium genome, one interval contains:
- a CDS encoding anaerobic glycerol-3-phosphate dehydrogenase subunit C has translation MSFEPKTPAFWDKGALRKELDRVFDICYGCTLCHTLCPSFVSLFQMMDENFGDATSLKDEQMKSVVDQCYQCKLCDPICPYVPPHEWDIDFPRTMMRATLVEAKEKGVSWADRLMGDTDRAGRLASWMAPLVNWANRTPFVRGLMEKYLGVHRDRLLPTYHGQTFAKWNRRRPAAPKTNGGEKAALFYTCTVNYNEPDIGKAAVGVLEKNGVECTVPKQQCCGMPFIDVGLLDEAVRKIEANVKSLSEAVRQGCKIVVPTASCSYMLKQDYPRMLPTEDTKLVAENTLDLSEYLVQLHESGKLDVDFSREVGKIRYHQPCHLKAQDIGFKAQELMQLIPDAEVSRMQCCSGHDGTWSVKKENFEASMQVGRPLFKFMRPDDACTVTDCPLSAVQVEQGTGRKPVHPIIVMARAYGLEVEP, from the coding sequence ATGAGCTTTGAACCCAAGACACCGGCGTTCTGGGACAAGGGAGCCCTGCGCAAGGAACTCGATCGCGTGTTCGACATCTGCTACGGCTGCACGCTGTGCCACACCCTCTGTCCGTCGTTCGTGAGCCTGTTCCAGATGATGGACGAGAACTTCGGTGACGCCACCTCCCTCAAGGACGAGCAGATGAAGTCGGTGGTGGACCAGTGCTACCAGTGTAAGCTCTGCGATCCCATCTGTCCGTACGTGCCGCCGCACGAGTGGGACATCGACTTTCCCCGGACCATGATGCGGGCGACACTTGTGGAAGCCAAGGAGAAGGGCGTGAGCTGGGCCGACCGGCTCATGGGAGACACGGACCGGGCCGGGCGGCTGGCGAGCTGGATGGCGCCGCTGGTCAACTGGGCCAACCGGACGCCGTTTGTGCGCGGCCTGATGGAGAAGTACCTGGGAGTGCACCGCGACCGGCTGCTGCCGACCTACCACGGACAGACCTTCGCCAAGTGGAACCGCCGGCGCCCCGCGGCCCCGAAAACCAACGGCGGGGAGAAGGCGGCGCTCTTTTACACCTGCACCGTCAACTACAACGAACCCGACATCGGCAAGGCCGCGGTGGGCGTGCTGGAGAAGAACGGCGTCGAGTGCACGGTTCCCAAGCAGCAGTGCTGCGGCATGCCGTTCATCGACGTGGGGCTCCTGGACGAGGCGGTGCGGAAGATCGAGGCCAACGTCAAGAGCCTGAGCGAGGCCGTGCGCCAGGGCTGCAAGATCGTGGTGCCCACCGCGAGCTGCAGCTACATGCTCAAGCAGGACTACCCGCGCATGCTGCCCACCGAGGATACGAAGCTGGTGGCCGAGAACACCCTGGACCTGTCGGAGTACCTGGTGCAGTTGCACGAGAGCGGCAAGCTGGACGTCGACTTCTCACGGGAGGTCGGCAAGATCCGCTACCACCAGCCGTGTCATCTCAAGGCGCAGGACATCGGCTTCAAGGCCCAGGAGCTGATGCAGCTCATCCCCGACGCGGAGGTCTCCCGCATGCAGTGCTGCAGCGGGCACGACGGGACCTGGAGCGTCAAGAAGGAGAACTTCGAGGCGTCGATGCAGGTGGGCCGGCCGCTGTTCAAGTTCATGAGGCCGGATGACGCCTGTACGGTGACCGATTGTCCGCTGTCGGCGGTTCAGGTGGAGCAGGGGACCGGCAGAAAGCCGGTGCACCCCATCATCGTGATGGCGCGGGCCTACGGGCTCGAGGTCGAGCCGTAG